CTTTGTCCCAGGAACATGTCCATGACACAAGATGCGTGTTATTTTGGGCTGCTGGAAGGGCAGGAGGAGGACATTAAGCCTCAGGCAGCAGTGGTTCGGCGGAACCTCTTCGGCCCAGTGGACCACCAGCAGTTGCAGCAGGACTTCCAGAGGCTATTCTGCATGAGCGTGGAGATCGCCAAACAGCGCTGGAACTTTGACTTTCAGATGGACCAACCAGTCCCCGGGTGCATTGAGTGGGAGGAGCTGCGGTGCCAGGATGTGCCGGGGTTCTACCATAGCTGTGTGTTCAGGCCCGGTGTGGCAAAGCAAACGGTGGAAGCTTGTTCGTCTCCAGCTATGGCCACAGAGAAATATCTGGAGCTGCGGACCAGAGGAACTCTGAGGGGAACCAAACCAGAGAAGAGAATGGCTGCATTGCTAGGGGTCAAACGCAGACAAGCAAGCATCACAGGTAAGACAGTAGATATAGTTGCCACATTTCATTCTCAGGGTCACTCGGTTATGGCCAGACTAATGTGATTGGGACTTTGTTGAAAAATCTTAGTTATAGGCACCATGTGATATCTTTATAAtacaattctaaaaaaaaaaaaaaaaaaaaattttctctTTCAGACTTTTTCAGAGTGACAAAAAGAAGATTTCCTGATCACAAAGCTTCACCAGGACAGTAAACAGACATTGGATCTTTTTTGTATAAAtgtgcatacattatctgcaCATGTAGCTATTCTAACTGACCAGCAAAGGCTTAATAGGatgtttatactgtacatacacacacatacagacgcacacacacacacacacacacagatacatattatatacacaaatgtgtaagtatatttttttactaaacGCAGTACCTATCAAAGGTACCTATTTTATTGTTACTACATGGAATCATGAGATTTaagtaaatgtgaaaaaagtcaaatattcagattttataGTGCATTTGAATCATTCGAAGCAATTAATTCCAGTAATTGAATGAGAATTCACTcttgtaaaattttaaattcacgaccaaatgaaaaagaaatatttttttatattttattgttccatgttgttccattaaaaaatgttaGGAATGCACTATATAAATGGTGTTTCTCTTATTTTTTGTTGTGCACTGAATATACAGCATTTATACACAAACAATTACTGTGAACGTTTACAGAAATGCACTATAAAAAGACTGTTTGgtcatacattttaaacttcTCAGACTCAAAATTCAAAATGCATTGATCCTCTTAAGTGGCATCAGTGCACACAAGCTAACAGTGCCATACCATTATTCTGTTccgcttttatttatttattttcctgtttttatataatacaaaaaggGGTAACgttttagtttggggaccaattctcactattaactagttgtttgTTAGCATGcgtattactagcatattgtaTTACATGCATATTCATagttataaagcacatattaatacctTATTCTGCATTACCATATTTTAGGTTCCTACCGCATATCTAAacctaacaactaccttactaactattaataagcagcaaattaggattttattgaggcaaaagtcattgttggtccccaaactaaagtgtgacccaaaaaATTATGTAACCTGAGCCATTAATGTTTTTCAGGAAGCATATTAAAATGGGGGGTTGATGTGACTCTGTTATTATAGAGATAGACAGAAGGTATGCTTCGATTATCTTTGAAGTTATGTAACAAGATTTTTAATCATGTTTGAAAAAGGATATTGCCCTTAAAATACTATTTGGGGAGTGTCGTCCAACCAATTTTCTGATGAGTGTGCATGAGATCTTGCAGACCTGGGGGAAAATTGAATGATATGTTGACAAGCTACTTTTTCATGTATCTTAAGTTTGAATCTTACTTTTAGTATTAGCATATCAATTTCAAGGACATTTTCACCAGTCAGTtgtacaataattttttttaatactgtatttttgctttGTGCATGTGAGATATAATGTATGATTATGTGCTGAATTAGCCGTACATttgacttatatatatatatatatatataataaagagGCAGCTGATGCAATTAAGCAAAGTAATTGCTCCACAATAAATTGGATGCTTAAAAGTAActgtatgtaatttttatttatttttttaaccttgaAGTCTTAGTTTTAGAATCATTCTAATGGTACACTGATTTCTAACAAAGCGATTGtcttctgtttctttcacaCATCCCCcttaaaatctgttttggaGTAGGCTATATAGTTGTGGTGAGCAGGTACAAAATTCCATGTAAAAGCTTTACGGTAACAACAAgctacccactgtatatatttagtgATATATTTAGGACAGTGAAATTCACTTACAAAGCTGCAGAAATACACAAAACTACAAACAGTTGCTTTAAAGCCCTTTGAATAGTTGTTAAATTAAGCCACTAAACCAAACCCACATGCCGTTAAACTGCAGAATTTGATTTGTAGAATTCAAAATTCTCTTTCAGCTTCTTTAAGATATATATAAGAGATTTGTTTTCTTGCATTCATCACAGACACATACTAGACAGTTCACTCAGTGATTTCCTCTTAAAGCAGTCCATAAAATTgtaatcttttaaaaatgtattcatagaAATATATTAGTGCTCTACCTCATCAAATGGCAAGGACTTTCATTTTTTACACAcatatgaaaacaaatatgtaaaatgtaGCATTTGTTTTTATCGTGGatgcactgttttttttttttattttatgagaaGTACAGCAGAATAGCAAGGAAGTAACTTGTGCTTCACGTAAGGTTTACATGATGTTGTGTGTGTACTGTTCTGTTTTTagaacaacttaaaaaaaaaaaaaacacctcacATTTGCCTTATGCCATTCTTTTTTGGGGGGAATTATTACAAGTGCCTCTTTATATGAgcaattaaatattgtattatgcTCTAATGATGACTACCCTACAGCTTCTGTTGCAGATTTGTCAacaatattcaattttttttgcatGGTATCTTGTGAATTAGTAGCAATGTGTACTCCTATATCATTGAATGTTACTTATGTTAATACTAGCTGACTTATGAATTATGTACGTGTTACAATGCAAAAATCACCCATAAAATATGTGTACAAAGCAATTTGTTTGGAAGTATGTCTTTATTTGATTGTAGTATAGTGCATATATGTCAGAATATAAATTAACAcgctttcagtttttttttaaaaaacatgttggTACTATTTTGACAAGTGATATTTTTAGTGGTTTATGGAAAACCTGCTTATGGAAAAGGGTGTTGTGTGGCCTACTTTGCCACTGCTTTGCCACTTAGCAGTGGCAAAGTAGGCAGCAAAAACAAGCACAAAACTCTGAAGTCTCTTGAGGTTGCTTTAATTGTCTTTTCGGGCATGCAGCAAAGCAGTAGAACAGAAGTCATCCAACGTGTCTCCAAACAAagatagaaaaaaacaaagtacaaaataaaacaaaatcaaaatgaaaacttaCACAAAGGATTGATTGGCACTTTATATATTGACAAAGAAACCGTTGGCTACTAGTCCAACTAAGACTCAGTTTTGTCCCCCTCTCCTTGACCAAACAGTTAGACTTTTATAAGTGAGGCTCCTCCcctcaaattcaaaaagtccaATGATGATCCTTTATCagttataatcagtgttgggcacattactttaaaaaagtaattggtTATacttactagttacttctcaaaAATAgcaactgagttacatcattataaaagtaactaattaccttCTGACAcagcatcagtcagtcaagcattataatctgatattatgataatttagcattatatgatgatataactttagtgattatttgtcatgttgacttaacttaggactggtggtggtgcttaagatattgtttgtcatttagtgttttgctaagaaaagggaaaaaaaccctaaaaataatactgataagataacaaaactactacgaattctactactaataacaatataaaacgcactaaagattaatgagctgctgggttcatgaatattaatcacgttgtctgcgttcgctcgaattgatttgctgaaatcaaaacagggacgataataggtgagcgccagccaataaGATTGTCGTTCCGCCCACtgccagagaaaccggcagttcttaaaagctgaagaattccaaaggaactccgttattttgacagggaAATACAataaagaatatcgtttacatgtagcgcgtcaattctgcatgttatgaaagactctcttgctctgtatctttctttgcgcgtgtgagagaaagcgacggcgagccACTACAAAacactagagtttacggtaTGTCATTTTCAAATACAACATCCATTcatataaactgaaaaataaaatgataatagtattataaattatagtaacgccgcattttattgtcagtaacggtaacggtgttgtaacgggggaaacagtaattcgtttgattactcgttactgaaaaaagtaacgccgttagtaacgccgtttatttataactccgttattcccatcactggttaATCTAATTAGACTAAACTTCACTTGAGAATTAACATCATCTTCAACATCATACAAACATTGACATTAGCATCTTCTTTAATAAACTCTATTTTCATCGTGAAAGCCAATGAGCATTTCAAGATAACATTCATATagcatatatattaaaaatgttatatcaaATAAAGTCCTATCAAAATATGTCCCATCAAATAAAGGAAAGCCCGTAAATATAACTTAGAAAATGTTTCAGTTTTGTACATTGAATGATCAGTGATTTCAATCGCAATTCAAAATTCACATTCTCAGGGAATAAGCTCCTCCTCTCCCGTGGATGGAATAAATATGGCTTCCTGTTTGTGGGCCGGCCCCTCCTACTAGGAAGCTTCATAGGAAAAGGTAAGACAAAGAGAATCATAattatcaaacaaacaatatttgtCTAATTTCCTTTTACCTTTTCTTATTTACATAGACAAGACGCCATACTAACAAACCTCAGTCTCACACTGGAATTTGCACCTTCCATGTGACTGAAAAAGGCAAaaagaaacaataaataaagttatcTTGAACAAGACATTGTGGTATGGTTCTTTAACTTACGTTACATACACTCGTTGTCACAAAGGGTGTACATATTTCCTTACATATAATCACTTTACAATCAGTTTAATTACCTAAACACAACAGAACACTTTCATTGTTCACATCTGCACCTCAGGTGACAAGTTTGAATCCCTTCCATTGCTTTTTGTCTATACTGTCCCATCAAATAAAGGAAAGAAAGCCTGTAAATATAACTTAGAACATGTTTCAGTTTTGTACATTGATTTCAATAGCAATTCAAATTTGTTTGCTAAACAATGTAATGTCTTCGAATTTTCTTCGACTCTCtcaacaaatattaatatatgtgATTACCGTGATTAATCAGTTAcgtaattttattaaaatatttattgtatcgACAGCCGCCCCAAAAACCAAAAAACCAAGCAAGAGTCATTCTCTGTCTAGCACTAAGAAGAACATATTTATCTTCAATAAGTAACAGGGAAACAAGGATATTGAATttatgactctctctctctctcacacacacacacacattaaagcTATGCCATGGCTTTTTATCCCACTTTTCCTTTTAGCATTGTAAATGTAATACAAATAACCCATAATTAAAAGATTCTTTATAACACTATTAAGGTCCTATATAAGACTTTCAAAGTATGGTTCTTTATTgaaggtttcatttgttaacattagttaactacattagttaagacaaactaacaatgaacgGTACTTctgaagcatttattaatcttagttattCTCAGTATTTAATAGTagtaaatgcactgtgaactaaaaTTAACATGGGCATTTTGATGGACATCAAAGCTTTATAGTGTGTCTTTAGTGtgacgtgatccttcagaaattatgcTAAAATggtgatttgatgctcaagaaacatttcttagtgttatcaatgttgaaaacagttgctttgCTTATTTCTATTGTgcactgtgatacatttttaggattctttgatattTAGGATTCAATCATTTAGTTCATAAAAGTTTTGGCTGTATAAACACAGCAGAAGCCAGcagaaaaacatgcattttaagaatgatcacaagaaaaagaaaagaaaaaaagttcaaaaataaTACTCACGCTCTTCTGTTTGTTGTTCCTGTTTAATGTTATGAAGAAAAgcaattataaattaaattagttcATTTTTCCTCTATTATTATGATGAACATATATGGTAGAGGTGACAGTAGTGGCTGAGAATGAGTGAACATAGAATCAAATCACACAACCATCTATGCATCTGTCTGTCTAAGCTgttcaataaaaacattattcgcCTGCATTTATTATGACTATATACAACTACATATGTAGGAACAATATATAACACATTTCAAACATTCAAGCAACAATTGTACAGTTTCCAATagattaaatacaaaacacacatttgCTGAATTGTagtgttacatttaaatataccaTTATACACAgtgaataaagaaaaaaaaaaaaggtgcacaTCTAACACCGAAATTACCACCCCAAAAACCAACATGCTGCTATGAATCTATGTCCTCAGTTCAAGTAATCATTCAATACACTCTACAATCACCATGAATTAAGCTCAAGAGGGTCCTGCCCTctaacaataattataaaactggaatttaaaaactctaaaaaaaaaattaaaataaaattaaaaaaaagtgctgATGGCAatacacagaaaaaataaaacaaacattttaagcaACATTCCAGGATGGCGTTCATAAATGGGATGATCTGAGGGAGAGATCTGTGACAAATCTAAAACAAATTTCGCGACCCTTTTGTTCAGACAGTAGGTACTAGAGTAATGAGGTACAAGTCATCACATTGCCAAGAGTCTTCCAAAAATATAAGATCAGAGTCAGATCATTtgaaaaattttgaaaataccACATATTTTCTGCCTGTCTGATAATGCCTTGATATGGAGTAGCCAGACTAAATGTGAGGTTTCTGTAGCTGAAACAATTCTAAAACAAAGTGAATTCACAAATAGGAtgtctgtattttcaaaatgtccaAAATGTTCTATTCAGATTCAGGCAAAGTAAGTCCATCTCAGAGCTGATGTGTTCGAGCTTGACTGTCCCGGCACAAGGAGCGGATTTCACGGTAAATGAGTGGAATGATGAAGAGTATACTGCACCCTGTCTGTGGATGAGAGAAAGGCAAATGTTAAGGTGAAGAACACTGATTTaacaagaacgataactataaaagtagtgctgtcaaacgattgatcgcattcaaaataaaagtttttatttacataatatatatgtgtgtgtattgtgtatatttactatgtatatctaaatacacacacacgttatgtttatatattaactgtatttgtaaataata
The sequence above is drawn from the Onychostoma macrolepis isolate SWU-2019 chromosome 04, ASM1243209v1, whole genome shotgun sequence genome and encodes:
- the cdkn1d gene encoding cyclin-dependent kinase inhibitor 1D, with the translated sequence MSMTQDACYFGLLEGQEEDIKPQAAVVRRNLFGPVDHQQLQQDFQRLFCMSVEIAKQRWNFDFQMDQPVPGCIEWEELRCQDVPGFYHSCVFRPGVAKQTVEACSSPAMATEKYLELRTRGTLRGTKPEKRMAALLGVKRRQASITDFFRVTKRRFPDHKASPGQ